One Thauera aromatica K172 genomic region harbors:
- a CDS encoding ParA family protein: MKTLVTAIQKGGQGKTFATCHLAFDFQERGLRVAVIDLDTQGNASWTLDGHDSGYPASRMFTAGADELRSWFTDREDDGIALIAADASLANLDKMDLGQAAGALRASIEALGEFFDVCLIDTAPSLGVAMTAAVLAADYMLSPVEMEAYSLQGMKKMVAVISNLRKQNPKLRFLGMVPNKVDARKPRHVANLAALQQAYPQLVLPFSVGARDSIAQALGEQMPVWKIKKTAARKATQEVRGLADYVFTKMEIAQ; this comes from the coding sequence ATGAAAACACTGGTCACGGCAATTCAGAAGGGCGGTCAGGGCAAGACGTTCGCAACGTGTCACCTTGCGTTCGACTTTCAGGAGCGCGGCTTGCGCGTGGCCGTGATCGACCTGGACACCCAGGGCAATGCGAGCTGGACGCTGGACGGCCACGATTCGGGCTACCCGGCCAGTCGCATGTTCACCGCCGGCGCCGACGAGCTGCGGAGCTGGTTCACTGACAGGGAAGATGACGGCATTGCGCTGATCGCGGCTGATGCCAGCCTGGCCAACCTGGACAAGATGGACTTGGGCCAGGCCGCCGGCGCGCTGCGGGCCAGCATCGAGGCGCTGGGCGAGTTCTTCGACGTGTGCCTGATCGACACCGCCCCTTCCCTTGGCGTTGCCATGACAGCGGCCGTGCTGGCCGCTGACTACATGCTTTCGCCGGTCGAAATGGAAGCGTACAGCCTGCAAGGCATGAAGAAGATGGTTGCCGTTATCAGCAACCTGCGGAAACAGAACCCCAAGCTGCGGTTCCTTGGCATGGTGCCGAACAAGGTAGATGCCCGGAAGCCGCGCCACGTCGCCAATCTGGCCGCGTTGCAGCAGGCATACCCGCAACTGGTGTTGCCGTTCAGTGTGGGAGCGCGTGACAGCATCGCGCAGGCGCTGGGCGAGCAGATGCCGGTGTGGAAGATCAAGAAAACGGCAGCGCGCAAGGCCACCCAGGAAGTGCGCGGACTGGCCGACTACGTGTTCACGAAAATGGAGATTGCACAATGA
- a CDS encoding DUF2761 domain-containing protein — translation MRKQPIKPGFVCPHTGRVAVLVRDYANSDLNGDAPAYWYSAQAEEWGLDPWRLVEGVDPHTQAVQWTFALPMGRARRSGR, via the coding sequence ATGCGAAAGCAACCGATCAAGCCGGGCTTTGTTTGCCCGCACACTGGCCGCGTGGCCGTCCTGGTCAGGGACTACGCCAACAGCGACTTGAATGGTGATGCCCCGGCCTACTGGTACAGCGCCCAGGCCGAAGAGTGGGGGCTTGATCCGTGGCGACTGGTGGAAGGTGTCGATCCGCACACGCAGGCGGTTCAATGGACGTTTGCTTTGCCGATGGGTCGAGCAAGACGGTCGGGCCGCTGA
- a CDS encoding transcriptional repressor gene korB, giving the protein MTATQTKKKAAAAAQKPHAGGMGLDSLGDLAGLLNEPQAANTGVAGPQDLPLELIDEDPNQPRKEDNPGFSPESIAEIGQTIKDRGVKSPISVRENPDAPGRYLINHGARRFRGSKWAEKTTIPGFIDNDYNDDDQVIENLQRNELTAREIADYIGRELAKGRKKGEIAKAVGKSAAFITQHVTLLDLPEPIAEAFNSGRAKDVTVINELVTAYKKNPDEVGAWLADDSQELTRGSVKLLREFLDDKRSQGEEERDPNTVDAFTGQTDAEGDGESDGDAKKEKEPKEQDPDKLKKAIVQVEHDGRPARLILNRRPPAEGYAWLKYEDDGQEFEADLAKVQLVALLEG; this is encoded by the coding sequence ATGACCGCCACGCAGACCAAGAAGAAGGCCGCTGCGGCCGCGCAGAAGCCCCATGCGGGCGGTATGGGCCTGGACAGCCTGGGCGACCTTGCCGGACTGCTGAACGAGCCACAGGCGGCCAATACGGGCGTTGCAGGGCCACAGGACTTGCCGCTGGAACTGATCGACGAAGATCCGAACCAGCCGCGCAAGGAGGACAACCCCGGCTTTTCGCCCGAGTCCATTGCCGAGATTGGCCAGACGATCAAGGATCGCGGCGTGAAATCGCCTATCAGCGTGCGCGAGAACCCGGACGCACCAGGCCGCTACCTCATCAACCACGGCGCACGGCGCTTTCGCGGCTCGAAGTGGGCGGAAAAGACGACCATTCCGGGGTTCATCGACAACGACTACAACGACGACGATCAAGTCATCGAGAACCTGCAACGCAACGAGCTGACCGCCCGCGAGATTGCCGATTACATCGGCCGCGAGCTGGCCAAGGGCAGGAAAAAAGGCGAAATCGCCAAGGCGGTCGGGAAGTCGGCGGCATTCATCACGCAGCACGTCACGCTGCTGGACTTGCCGGAGCCGATTGCCGAGGCGTTCAACAGTGGCCGGGCCAAGGACGTGACGGTTATCAACGAGCTGGTGACGGCCTACAAGAAGAACCCGGACGAAGTGGGCGCGTGGCTGGCCGATGACAGCCAGGAGCTGACGCGGGGATCGGTCAAGCTGCTGCGCGAGTTCCTGGACGACAAGCGTAGCCAGGGCGAGGAAGAGCGCGACCCCAACACCGTCGATGCCTTCACCGGCCAGACCGACGCCGAGGGCGACGGCGAAAGCGATGGTGACGCCAAGAAGGAAAAGGAACCGAAGGAGCAAGACCCGGACAAGCTGAAAAAGGCCATCGTCCAGGTGGAGCATGACGGCCGCCCGGCTCGCCTCATCCTGAACCGCCGACCCCCGGCCGAGGGTTACGCCTGGTTGAAGTACGAAGATGACGGCCAGGAGTTCGAGGCCGATCTTGCCAAGGTGCAACTGGTGGCCCTGCTGGAAGGCTAG
- a CDS encoding DNA-binding protein, producing MELTKETRDRIFAAADELFEQNGRDGFPTVDAVRKAARVNMNDASSGMKEWRRAQTAQAAPVAVQVPEAVQAAGGQAVAVLWQQAQELANESLRAAQAGWEGERAELDAMRAELANAYESQAVELDAAQARIVELEKAMDTADDQAKAQDKALAELRESLAASERRAVLAEQKAEEIEHRARELRAELDRAHQEADRLRQERDQAVGRAKAAEEERDTARKEALDALAEITKIKAKTEAEREAHQEQRKAAAQEAARQAERYTKAQAERDSSRKEASQAREEAATLRGRLEALETVMAKATKAEGGRGKNDKS from the coding sequence ATGGAATTGACTAAGGAAACCCGCGACCGCATCTTTGCCGCCGCTGATGAGTTGTTCGAGCAGAACGGCCGGGACGGCTTCCCGACCGTCGATGCCGTGCGCAAGGCCGCCCGCGTCAACATGAACGACGCCAGCAGTGGCATGAAGGAATGGCGGCGTGCGCAGACCGCACAAGCGGCCCCGGTGGCTGTCCAGGTGCCAGAGGCCGTCCAGGCCGCCGGCGGCCAGGCGGTGGCCGTGTTGTGGCAGCAGGCGCAGGAGCTGGCGAACGAGTCGCTGCGGGCCGCGCAAGCGGGCTGGGAGGGCGAGCGGGCCGAGCTGGACGCCATGCGGGCCGAGCTGGCCAACGCCTACGAGTCGCAGGCGGTCGAGCTGGATGCCGCGCAAGCGCGTATCGTGGAGCTGGAAAAGGCGATGGACACGGCCGACGACCAGGCGAAAGCCCAGGACAAGGCGCTGGCCGAGCTGCGCGAGTCGCTGGCCGCGTCCGAGCGGCGGGCCGTGCTGGCCGAGCAGAAGGCCGAGGAGATCGAGCACCGCGCCCGCGAGCTGCGGGCCGAACTGGATCGGGCGCACCAGGAAGCCGACCGGCTGCGCCAGGAGCGCGATCAAGCCGTGGGCCGGGCCAAGGCCGCCGAGGAAGAGCGAGACACCGCCCGCAAGGAAGCCCTGGACGCGCTGGCCGAAATCACCAAGATCAAGGCCAAGACCGAGGCCGAGCGCGAGGCGCACCAGGAGCAGCGGAAGGCGGCAGCACAGGAGGCGGCGCGTCAGGCCGAGCGGTACACCAAGGCGCAAGCAGAGCGCGACAGCAGCCGCAAGGAAGCCAGCCAGGCCCGCGAAGAGGCCGCCACCCTGCGGGGACGCCTGGAAGCCCTGGAAACCGTCATGGCAAAAGCAACGAAGGCCGAGGGCGGCCGGGGTAAGAACGATAAATCCTGA
- a CDS encoding transcriptional regulator KorA, translated as MKKRLTETQFQAAIKGLEIGQQTIDIAHGVLVEGRPQAAFVASLGLSKGAVSQAVNRVWTATKGNLPEGFERVAAVLPEHQAFIVKKWAEDAKKKQEPKA; from the coding sequence ATGAAGAAACGGTTAACCGAAACCCAATTTCAGGCGGCAATCAAGGGCCTGGAAATCGGGCAGCAGACCATCGACATAGCGCATGGCGTGCTGGTCGAGGGTCGGCCCCAGGCGGCGTTTGTCGCGTCGCTGGGGCTGTCGAAAGGGGCGGTGTCGCAGGCAGTCAATCGCGTATGGACGGCTACGAAGGGAAATCTTCCCGAGGGCTTCGAGCGAGTGGCGGCGGTACTGCCGGAACATCAAGCATTCATCGTGAAGAAGTGGGCAGAGGACGCCAAGAAAAAACAGGAACCGAAAGCATGA
- the kleE gene encoding KleE stable inheritance protein, whose amino-acid sequence MSNIIKFPRSEQAEPAPPVPATVPPAKPATVSNAKGKVFLAGVLRFVWIAVVLVWPVLKWLVSIEVFFQFIRMIYHWNTPGVYAGWTFLLHFAVLTALTYFVSIYKPKGL is encoded by the coding sequence ATGTCGAACATCATCAAGTTTCCCAGGAGCGAGCAGGCCGAGCCAGCGCCGCCGGTGCCTGCTACCGTCCCGCCGGCCAAGCCGGCCACGGTTTCTAACGCCAAGGGAAAGGTGTTTCTCGCGGGCGTGCTGCGGTTTGTCTGGATCGCGGTTGTCCTGGTCTGGCCGGTGCTCAAGTGGCTGGTTTCCATCGAAGTGTTTTTCCAGTTCATCCGCATGATTTATCACTGGAACACGCCGGGCGTGTATGCGGGCTGGACGTTCCTGCTGCACTTCGCCGTGCTAACCGCCCTCACCTACTTTGTGTCGATCTACAAGCCGAAAGGACTTTGA